A single genomic interval of Sphaerodactylus townsendi isolate TG3544 linkage group LG08, MPM_Stown_v2.3, whole genome shotgun sequence harbors:
- the LOC125438541 gene encoding uncharacterized protein LOC125438541 has translation MEPQGIARGAPAHASKDGPGKPAAPQKNAYARLVQKHHSGRFRSYLHHIAQKLQLEDSVLDDLGLESEAALKSGLVREALSRNGVQALGCSPVGAPGPENSSEGKEPNLARKRREPGSGNREPDEVVEGEDFAPNWRGDAAVPSSARQVRANRRMSPRPGFSPQKTSGFEERNREELWRSGREGPPVAGRAENFAPLGQFGTDLLAANVRKGCHSSPSQTQGGNRRGNPGTNAGASVSSADVWKSDSRADSKVFQLVFISVLALLSFLLSILARNMEVPFPPQTLYT, from the exons ATGGAGCCTCAAGGGATTGCCCGAGGGGCCCCTGCCCACGCGTCCAAAGATGGCCCCGGCAAGCCCGCTGCGCCCCAGAAGAACGCTTACGCCCGGCTCGTGCAGAAGCACCACAGCGGACGGTTCCGCTCCTACCTGCACCACATTgctcagaagctgcagctggagGACAGCGTCCTCGACGACTTGGGCTTGGAGTCCGAAGCCGCCCTGAAGAGCGGCCTGGTCAGAGAAGCCCTGTCGAGAAACGGGGTGCAGGCCCTTGGCTGCTCGCCCGTCGGGGCTCCAGGGCCCGAGAATTCGAGCGAGGGCAAAGAGCCGAATCTTGCCAGGAAGAGACGAGAGCCCGGCTCTGGCAACCGAGAGCCGGATGAGGTCGTGGAAGGAGAAGATTTTGCTCCTAATTGGCGTGGCGATGCAGCTGTCCCGTCGAGCGCGAGGCAGGTACGGGCCAACCGAAGGATGTCACCCAGACCGGGCTTCTCTCCGCAGAAAACGTCCGGCTTTGAGGAGAGGAACAGGGAAGAGCTGTGGAGGAGCGGCCGGGAGGGTCCCCCTGTCGCAGGGAGGGCGGAGAACTTCGCGCCCCTGGGGCAGTTCGGCACGGATTTGTTGGCCGCGAACGTCAGGAAGGGCTGTCACTCGTCTCCCAGCCAAACCCAGG gagga AACAGAAGAG GAAATCCCGGGACCAATGCAGGAGCCTCGGTATCTTCCGCTGATGTCTGGAAAAGCGACTCGCGAGCTGATAGCAAAGTGTTCCAATTGGTTTTTATCAGCGTTTTGGCGTTGCTTTCGTTTCTTCTCAGCATCCTTGCCCGCAACATGGaagttcccttccctccccaaaccctttaCACTTAA